The segment AAACCAAAGGAACGAACGACAACTGACGAAAAGAACCGAAAGGTAAAGCAGCGATGGAGCCGGAGGTGGAAAGTGAGCCAGATCGTTTCTTCAACCATCCAAACGGCAATTGATGTCGTTGAAGCGCTACCGTTGGAAGATCAGCAGACGGTGATCGAACTCCTTCAGCGCCGTATGGTGGAACGGCGGCGAGCTGAAATCGCTCGTAACGCAACGGCCACGTTACAGGCAGTTCGGGAAGGCCGAGCTCGCTATGGCTCGGTCGAGGATCTGAAGCGCGACCTCTCGGCTGAGCCATGAAACAGCTCGCTTGGGATACCAGTTTCCGGAAGGCGTTCAAACGGTGCACCCGCAACAATCCGGGCCTGCAGGACCGAATCCTTGAGGTTTTGGATAGGTTAGCAGAGGATCCATTTTATCCCTCGTTGAAGACCCATAAGTTGAGCGGGCAACTGAAGGGGCTGTGGGCCTGTTGGGTGGAATATGATTGCCGTATCGTCTTCGCTTTCGAGCCCGATCCGGATACTGGGGAAGAAATGATCGTGTTGATTGACTTGGGCGCACACGATGAAGTCTATTGATGTTTGAGGAGATTGAATCAGTCGTCGGCGCGCAGGCGGAGGTTGGACATGGTGGGGCGGTCAGCGGAAGAAAGGGGCGTGAGTCAAGGCTGCGATAATGAACTGGGATTTCAGGTTTTCAGAATTCGACACAACCACCATATTCTTACATCCCCCTTTGCGTCCTTCGCGCCTTCGCGGTTCAAAAAATCAAACCGCCCGTTCCACCCAACCCATATCCCCCTTTGCGTCCTTCGCGTCTTCGCGGTTCAAAAAAATCAAACCGCCCGCTTCGCCCAAGACGCCAAGACGCCAGGAAAACCGACACCCCCATTTCCTTCGTCCCAACACCGCCTCTATTCCAACACCGCTGCCCCTCGAACCCGACCCATTCCCCATACCCTTACATCTCCCTTCGCGTCCTTCGCGTCTTCGCGGTTCAAGTATAAACCCGGTGATTTTCCGGTCGCCGAAAAAATTGCTGGCCAGTTCAACTCACAACAAACAAAACGAACGTTCCAGGATCCCGATCCCAGGGCACGGAGGAAAAGATGGGAAGCTATACGGCTGTCGAGGCTTTTGTCCGAAAAGGAAAAATTTATCCAACAGAGCCAAGCAGGTTGCCCGAGGAAGGCAGACTTTTGTTGATTGTCCTTGAAGAACGAAAGCACAAGGCGGATCCAAAGCGGATCGGCAGTCTGCTCGGTTGGCTCAAAACGGATCTGGATTCCACGACATGGCAACGGAAGATACGCTCTGAGTGGGACGATCGTTGATAAGGAAGTACAAAATGAGTGAAATTGCTTTGTTGGACCAAACGGTGCAATGGCTGGAGGAAGCTCCCATCAGCGGGCAAACTCTGGATGATAAAGTTCGACAGCTCTTGCAAGCGGAATATCTGCGCAAGCTTGGGCAATTTCACCGCGTAGATAGGGTACTTTCACGCAAGTATGGGATGGATTTCCGCCAGTTCATCGGGCAACGGGTCGTAGAAAAAAAACAGTATTGTTGGGAAGTCGAAACCGATGCCATGGATTGGGAGACAGCTATCAGTGGAATTCAAACCATCGAACGTAGATTAGCAGTATTGCGCGAGGCGTGATTTGTTTTCCTGTGGCGAATTGCACGCTGATGCCCAAAAAGCTTTGCAGCAATACTGGTTTGTCCAATCTATACAAATTGGACAAGAGACTGACCATACCTTGTCGCTGCGCCTCTATATTCGCACGGATTTATTTGTACAGGCCTTTGTTGGCGAAATCAGTGGTTCTCTGTATCTGGCGTTGATAGAACGGGAGCGGCGAATTTTTGGTATCGACCTGGAAGGGGGAAAATGGCACTTGCATCCTTACGGTCAATCGCATGAGCATCATTGGCTCTCCGAACCACTGGAGCCTTTCCCTCTGCTGAAATTCCTGGCGCAGGTCGAACAAATCCTGCTGCAAAACGATCTGCTGTAGCATTTTAAGATGCGCTCATTGCATTCGATTTCGCCCTTCGCGTCTTCGCGGTTCAAAACCCCAACCGCCCGCTTCGCTCAAGACGCCAAGCCGCCAAGAAAATCAATGCCCCTATTTCCTTCGCCCCAACACCGCCTCTATTCCAACACCGCTGCCCCCGAACCCGACCCATTCCCCATACCCTTACATTTCCCTTTGCGTCCTTTGCGTCTTCGCGGTTCAAAACCCTAAAACTCACACATAGGAAACTGCGATGAACTACGAAAAAGGAAAACTCTACGACCTTCCGCTCGACGCCCTTCAGGCCGACCCGAACCAGCCCCGCAAGGTGATGGACCCGCAGGCCCTTGCAGAGCTCACCACCTCCATCACCCAGATGGGTGTTGTGCAGCCCATCGTTTTCCGCCTGGATGAGGCCGGAAACACCGTCATCGTGGCCGGCGAGCGCCGGGTGGCCGCAGCCCGGGCAGCCGGGCTTTCCACCGTTCCGGGCATTTTCATCGAGGGCAATTATGCCGAGGTGGCCCTCGTGGAAAACGTTCTCCGGCAAGACCTCACCCCTGTCGAAGAGGCCGAGGCCATGCAGGCCCTGATGAGCCAGCAGCACTACACCCAGGAGCAGCTTGGCGCCATCGTCGGAAAGGCCCAGAACACCCTGAGCGAAATCCTCAGCATCAACCGCCTGCCTGCGGAGGTGCGGGACGACTGCCGGGGAAACCGGGCCATTTCCCGTGCCGCCCTGGTGACCATCGCCAAAAAGAAGCAGGCCCGGGGCATGGTCACGGCCTACCAGACGCTCAAGGAAAAGCTCGCCAAGGGAAAGGCTACCCGCAAGGCCAAAGGCCAGAAAACCGCCCAGGATGTCATTGATGCAGCCTCCCAATTCGGCCGCAAGCTCACCGAAGTCGATGCCTCCGCCTGGTCCGATGCCGAAAAAAGCAACTATAAGGCGGCCATCGAAGCCCTGAAAACCCAGCTCGATGAAGTCCTTGCAGCCCTTGCCGCCGCAGCCACCGCTCCGCCCGCATCGGATGCAACGGAAGGCACCAAAAGCACCACAAGTACCAGAAGCAGTTCAAGGAAGAAGACGGGGTGATAGGCGATGGGCGATAGGCGATGGGCGATGGGCGAGGAAATGGCAAAAGGGTTTAAAGAGTTGGTGGTATGGCAAAAAGCGAGAGATCTTGCCGTCGAGATTTATCAGATCACCAATCAAGGAAAGTTCAAGCAGGATTTTGGCTTGATCGATCAAATACGAAGGGCCGCTGTCAGTGTCCCGAGCAATATTGCCGAAGGCGATGAACGTAACACAGACAAAGAATCCGTCCGTTTTCTTTACATAGTGCCTGAACGGAAAACCCGTTTTGGGTACAACCTGAGCCGGAGGGCAGGCTGTTTTGCGATGCAGCGGGAACTTGTCTGAAGCCGCCGGAGTCACGCCAAAGGCGTGATTGGGTCGGGCGTTCTCAGGGAGAAAGCATGAATTAAAACCCTCATTCATTGGATTCGGCTTTTCTTGGTGGACCCGGACCCGCCCGACCCGTACGAGATCGGGCGGTTGTCCTGTGTTCCGCAGGATTTCACGATGTATCGCAAAATTGCCTGCCCGCAGGCGGCGCACTTCTCCAAACAGGGGTTTTCCGTTCAGGCACCAATTACAATCACCTCACCCATCACCCCTCACCCCTCACCCCTCACCTATAACCTATAGCCTATAGCCTATAGCCTATAACCCATAACCTATCACCTACCGCCCCGAACCGGCAATCTTCATCGCCAGGCAGTCGTAAACGATCCTGCCCCCGTGGTAGGCCGAGGCGGTGCGCTTGACGATGCGCCAGCCCCCGATCATCATCACCCCTTCGGCATCGATCTTGTCCACCAGATGGGGGGCCTTCTCCAGCAGGTCCACGAGCGCAGCGCTCTGGGTCAGAACGATGGGTCGAAACTGCGCGCCCGACACCACCGTCACCGGCTCCACAATCAGGTTGGAGATGTCCTGCGTGGGCAACACACTCACGGCAGGTCTTGCCTGCAATTGGATCATCCGGGCGCGGGCATCCGGTCCGACGGTTTCGCGGGTCGAGCTGATCAGGTCGAGCAGGTGGTTGCGGACATCGTTCAGATCGTTGGCGGATCGCAGTTTCTCCAACTCCGGATAGGTGCTGAGGGCCTTGGCCAGCAGCGAGACTTCCTTCAGATAATGGTTGCGCTGATTGGCGGGCACCAGATACATGGCGATCACGAGAACCGGTGCGCTGTCCGGGGCCCCGTAATCGATCCCCGTCGGGCTCCATCCGACCACGCACATCAGGTCCTCCTCGAAAGGCACCCGCGCATGCGGGCAGGCCCAGCCTTTTCCGAGAGCCGTGTTGGTGGATCGCTCCCGCTCCATGACCAGCCCAACGATGTCCGTTCCCACGGGCACCGAGGGAATGGCCTCGAGGATGTGGGCCAGCAGTTGCAGGGCATGGTCTTTCGTGTTGTCGGGAAGCTCGATCAAGCGGCCTTCCTGCAAGGCATCGAAAAGGGTATCCATGATCAGTTACCTCCGTAACGCTTGTAGAACCATTTTTTCACATTGTGCGTGATGAGCGCATAGGCGCCCAGAAACACGAAAATCCATGCCCAGTAAATGCCGGGCAGCGGCACCATGCCCAGCGACGGGGCAAAGGGAGAGTACGGCAGCCATGCGCCGATGGCCATGATCCCAAGCGTCGTGAAGGTCATGGAAGCAGATGCGCGGCTGTGGAAGAACGGGATTTTCCAGGTCCGGATGATATGGACAATCAGGGTCTGGGTCATCAGCGACTCGACGAACCAGCCGGTTTGAAACAATTGCTCCAGCCAGATTTTCTGGTCCGGCCCGGTCAGCGGATTGTCCCAGGCGCTGCAGCGGAAGAAATACCACATCAGGGCGAAGGTGGCGTAGTCGAAAATGGAGCTGATCGGGCCGATCAGGATCATGAAGCGTTTGATGTTCTCGATGTTCCATTTCAGGGGCTTGGCGATCCATTCTTCGTCTACATGATCGGTCGGGATGCCGGTCTGGGAAAAATCATAGAGCAGGTTGTTGGTGAGAATCTGGATGGGCTGCATCGGCAGGAAGGGCAGCAGATAACTGGCGCCGAGCACGCTGAACATGTTGCCGAAATTGGAGCTCGCGCCCATGCGGATGTATTTCACGATGTTGGCGAAGACCTTCCGGCCTTCCACGATGCCTTCCTCCAGAACGAGAAGGCTCTTTTCCAGCAGAACGATGTCGGCGGCCTCCTTGGCCACATCCACGGCCGAATCCACCGAAACCCCCACATCCGCAGCCTTCAGCGCCGGCGCATCGTTGATGCCGTCTCCCATGAAACCGACCACGTGCCCATCCATCCGGAGGCTGCGGACGATCTGCTCCTTCTGCGACGGGGTGAGCTTGACAAAGACATTCATCCGCCGGACGGTTTCCGCAAAATCGTCCCCGCTCATCCGGGCCAGCTCCGGACCGCCGATCATGCCGTCGACATCGAGCTCGACGTCCCGGCACACTTTCTGCGTCACCAGCGCGTTGTCTCCGGTCAGCACCTTGACGTGCACACCGACATGCTTCAGCAATTTCAGGGCTTCGGTCGCCGAAACCTTCGGCGGATCGAAAAACGCGATGTACCCGAGCAGGATCAACTGGCTTTCATCCGCGGTCGAGAAGGATTTCCGGTCTCTGGGAAATTCCCGGTAGGCGATCCCCAGCACCCGGAAGCCGTCGCTGTTGAGCCGCTCCACTTCCTCGAAGAGATCGGCCCGGATCATGTCGATCAGCGGATAGACTTCATCCCCGATCTGGTAATGGGTGCAGCAGGAATAGATTTCCTCCACGGCGCCCTTGCAGATCAGCACATAGTCCCCTTCATAGTCCACCACGACGGACATGCGCCGCCGGTGAAAATCGAAGGGCAGCTCGTCCACGAGCGCGCATTGGGTTTCGACATCGAAATCGGTGTGGGAAACGATGGCCCGGTCGATGAGGTTGCGCAGACCGGTCTGGTAATAGCTGTTGAGATAGGCGTAATTGAGCACATCCTGGCTCACGTGCCCCGTGATGTCCACATGGCGCTCCAGAACCACCCGATCCTGGGTCAGGGTCCCGGTCTTGTCGGTGCACAGGATGTCGATGGCACCGAAATTCTGGATGGCGGGAAGCCGCTTGACGATGACTTTCCGTTGGGCCATGGTCAGCGCGCCCTTGGCCAGATTGACGGTGACGATCATCGGCAGCATTTCCGGCGTGAGACCGACGGCGACGGAGAGCCCGAACAGGAGCGCCTCGATCCAGTTGCCCTTGGTCAGCCCGACGATGCAGAACACCACGGCCACCATGACCACCATGAAACGGATCATCAGCCAGGTGAAGGAGCGGATGCCCTGATCGAAACTGGTCTCTTCCCCGCTCTCCTGCAGTCTGGCGGAAATGGCGCCAAAAAGGGTGTCCACGCCGGTATGGAGCACAACCCCCCGCGCCGTACCGCTGGTGACGGTGCTGCCCAGAAAGCAGGCATTGGGAAGATCAGCAATCAGGGTGTCTTCCGCGGGCGCCAGCTCCGCATTCTTTTCGACGGCCATCGCCTCGCCCGAAAACGCCGATTGGCTGACGAAAAAGTCCTTGGCGCTCAGCAGGCGGATATCCGCCGGCACGATCGATCCGGCATGCATCAGAACGATGTCGCCGACAACCACCTCGGAAATCTTGATCTCCGCCTCCTGGCCATCCCGCAGAACCAGCGTCCGGGATTGCACGCGCTTTCCGAGCGCCTCGACGGCCAGATTCGACCGGCGATCCAGCAGGAAGGACAATCCGACGCTCAGGGCGACCATGACCAGCACAATGATGGTGGATTTCCACTCGCCGATCAGGGCCGAGACACCTGCGATGATCAGCAACTGGATCACCAGGGGGCTCTTGCACCGGTGAAAGAGATCGGCCCACACGCTGAGCTGCTGCTGCTGGGCCAGCTCGTTCGGGCCGTTTTCTTCGAGACGCCTTTCCGCCTCCTCGGCGCTCAAACCCTGCGTATCGGTTTCGAGCGCATGCAGCACGTCCCGGATCGGCATGCGGCACAACTGCAGCAACCGGCCTTCCCGTTCGTTCTCCGCCTGCTGGGAAAGCGCAGGACCGCCGTGTATTCCGCGACCGGAGGAACGGGGATCGTCTTTGCGGCTCACCGGTTTGCCTCCCAACGGATAAAGCGGTTCCCGGCGCCGGTCTTCGGGTGCAGGAGCAGCGGAGCCGCTTCGGCTCCGATCATGGCGGAGAAAATGCCAGGCGGATGGGGTGCTTTGGAGAAGTTCAAGGTTCACCTCCGTTTCGGTTGCGGCAGGATGAGGGACGCGACCGGAGGTGAACCGGAGGGGCTTACGCGGGTACCGTTTCCCTGCAGTTCACCAGATCAGTCGCGAGAGCCAACCGTCGCGGGTGAGGGTCGTCGTTTTCGCCGGCTGTGTTTTCCATGTTCGTTCCAGAGGGGCTGGGCCCTTCCTTTCGCAAAGAATGCTCGTCTGTTGTTTCCATAAGGCGCCTACCGTACACCAGCAAGGCCATGGGATCAAGCGCTTTTCACGCCTGGCATCGAAAACTTTACAGGTTGAAAAAAAGCTTTCCAGACAGGAGGCCGCCATCCGGTTGCCGGAAAACCGGAATGCCGCTATCCGGCCAAAAGCAGCGTGGTATTTTGCGGGT is part of the Desulfatirhabdium butyrativorans DSM 18734 genome and harbors:
- a CDS encoding PTS sugar transporter subunit IIA — protein: MDTLFDALQEGRLIELPDNTKDHALQLLAHILEAIPSVPVGTDIVGLVMERERSTNTALGKGWACPHARVPFEEDLMCVVGWSPTGIDYGAPDSAPVLVIAMYLVPANQRNHYLKEVSLLAKALSTYPELEKLRSANDLNDVRNHLLDLISSTRETVGPDARARMIQLQARPAVSVLPTQDISNLIVEPVTVVSGAQFRPIVLTQSAALVDLLEKAPHLVDKIDAEGVMMIGGWRIVKRTASAYHGGRIVYDCLAMKIAGSGR
- a CDS encoding type II toxin-antitoxin system YafQ family toxin, encoding MKQLAWDTSFRKAFKRCTRNNPGLQDRILEVLDRLAEDPFYPSLKTHKLSGQLKGLWACWVEYDCRIVFAFEPDPDTGEEMIVLIDLGAHDEVY
- the mgtA gene encoding magnesium-translocating P-type ATPase; protein product: MSRKDDPRSSGRGIHGGPALSQQAENEREGRLLQLCRMPIRDVLHALETDTQGLSAEEAERRLEENGPNELAQQQQLSVWADLFHRCKSPLVIQLLIIAGVSALIGEWKSTIIVLVMVALSVGLSFLLDRRSNLAVEALGKRVQSRTLVLRDGQEAEIKISEVVVGDIVLMHAGSIVPADIRLLSAKDFFVSQSAFSGEAMAVEKNAELAPAEDTLIADLPNACFLGSTVTSGTARGVVLHTGVDTLFGAISARLQESGEETSFDQGIRSFTWLMIRFMVVMVAVVFCIVGLTKGNWIEALLFGLSVAVGLTPEMLPMIVTVNLAKGALTMAQRKVIVKRLPAIQNFGAIDILCTDKTGTLTQDRVVLERHVDITGHVSQDVLNYAYLNSYYQTGLRNLIDRAIVSHTDFDVETQCALVDELPFDFHRRRMSVVVDYEGDYVLICKGAVEEIYSCCTHYQIGDEVYPLIDMIRADLFEEVERLNSDGFRVLGIAYREFPRDRKSFSTADESQLILLGYIAFFDPPKVSATEALKLLKHVGVHVKVLTGDNALVTQKVCRDVELDVDGMIGGPELARMSGDDFAETVRRMNVFVKLTPSQKEQIVRSLRMDGHVVGFMGDGINDAPALKAADVGVSVDSAVDVAKEAADIVLLEKSLLVLEEGIVEGRKVFANIVKYIRMGASSNFGNMFSVLGASYLLPFLPMQPIQILTNNLLYDFSQTGIPTDHVDEEWIAKPLKWNIENIKRFMILIGPISSIFDYATFALMWYFFRCSAWDNPLTGPDQKIWLEQLFQTGWFVESLMTQTLIVHIIRTWKIPFFHSRASASMTFTTLGIMAIGAWLPYSPFAPSLGMVPLPGIYWAWIFVFLGAYALITHNVKKWFYKRYGGN
- a CDS encoding four helix bundle protein, whose amino-acid sequence is MGEEMAKGFKELVVWQKARDLAVEIYQITNQGKFKQDFGLIDQIRRAAVSVPSNIAEGDERNTDKESVRFLYIVPERKTRFGYNLSRRAGCFAMQRELV
- a CDS encoding ParB/RepB/Spo0J family partition protein; translated protein: MNYEKGKLYDLPLDALQADPNQPRKVMDPQALAELTTSITQMGVVQPIVFRLDEAGNTVIVAGERRVAAARAAGLSTVPGIFIEGNYAEVALVENVLRQDLTPVEEAEAMQALMSQQHYTQEQLGAIVGKAQNTLSEILSINRLPAEVRDDCRGNRAISRAALVTIAKKKQARGMVTAYQTLKEKLAKGKATRKAKGQKTAQDVIDAASQFGRKLTEVDASAWSDAEKSNYKAAIEALKTQLDEVLAALAAAATAPPASDATEGTKSTTSTRSSSRKKTG